The genomic DNA CTTTCTTCACACCATATCGAATCATAGAAATATAAGTCACGTGCTTTCACTTCTTCTCTAATAACTTCAAATAACTTTGGTCTCGGATAGTAAAGAGTCGTCTCCTCTGAAAAGATATGTATCTCACCTGTAGGATCA from Caldisericaceae bacterium includes the following:
- a CDS encoding NAD(P)/FAD-dependent oxidoreductase, which encodes MGKVYAIIGLGVTGVTAAKIIRELDPTGEIHIFSEETTLYYPRPKLFEVIREEVKARDLYFYDSIWCEE